The following is a genomic window from Bombina bombina isolate aBomBom1 chromosome 3, aBomBom1.pri, whole genome shotgun sequence.
GATGCCAATGATAGCAAATCAGAATACAGTGATGTTTTGGCAAAGCTGGCATTCCTTAACCGCCAGAACCAAGGAGCTGGGCGCACCTCTCCTCCTCGCTGCTGGACACCATCACTGCCGGAGTCTGTACATCAGGCTCCTGATACACACAGTATTTCACAATATCTTCACAGAGTACAAGGATACCGCAGGCGAGGAGGGCGAGGAGGGGGACCAGGTCGGCGAGGAGGATGCAACAGCCACAATGCTGACCTGTCCCGCTGCTCTTTTAGTGAGTTTTTTGAGGGAATTGGCAAGAAGAAATCAAAACCCCGACCTGTTGATCCTCTAAAACCTCGGAAACGGAGGCAACCACGAGTAGAGCCAGATCCTAATGCCAAGCCTAAACGTAAAAGGAGATCCAGAAAGAATGGTGCAATGCTTGATGACATGACAAATGAGGGAGTAGGATACTCTGGTATATCTGAATGGGGTGGAGAGGGCAAGGGAGGCCCATGGCTATCACAGCTCTCCCACAGCCAGTCTAGCAATAGACATTGCAGTTACCAGGGGCCTGAGCACAGAGGATTTGCTGCGATAAATAGTGAATCCCCAAGTCGGCCAGGGTACTACCCAGGAGGAAATTCTGGTTCAACAACCCAAACTGAGGGAGGAAGTCAGGATAGACATGGACTCTTCACTGGATATTTCCGCTCCCTTTTAGATTCAGATGATTCCTCTGATTTAGTGGATTTTTCCATGGCTGCCCAAAGACAGGAAGCCCGCAAGTCAGCATCTGCATTTTCAGGATCGTCCTCTTCTCCAAACCCAAGGACACTCCAGTCCTACTCAAGTTCCCGGGGAGCCAAAGCCAGCATCCAGGAGTCATCGTACCAAAGCCAAGGGCAAACAAGGCAGCCCTTTCCACCAAACAGGGGGGCAACAAGCTACTCAGCACTAACTCAGCCAGAGTGCCGTGGCTCTGAAGCCTTCCAAAAATTGCTTTCACGCTCTCCAACCTCACACCATGCTGGGAACTTTGGACAGTTTGGAGGGTTTGCAGGATCTGGTGTTCAAAACATGTCTGGACATGGGATCTTTGCTCCTAACAAGCAATATCCTGGACCTCCAGACTGTGTGGGAAACAAGGACTGTAGCTTCTCTTTCAGTGGTGGTGCCAACAGCCTACCCTCATCACCAGGCAGTGCCCACAGCAGCACTGGCTTCAACCAGCAACCACAGCAAACTTCAGTAGTGGGTTCAGGAAACAACTTATCTAAAAACCCCTTTTTCAACACATCGGAGTTACCACCTTTTCCGCCACTGAGGAGTGAGAGTCGCTCTGGCACTTCTTCCCCTGCTGGCTACATGCTACCCAAGGTTTCAGGACCACTTTTTCCTGGGGAAAACAATCGTCCTTTTCCAGGTGCCTCTGGGACAGGACAGTGGGGATTCAGACAAGGTTATGGACAGACAGACTGGGGCTCTGAAAGTTTTAGCCAATTGTATGGCCCTGGGTTTGACTGTCATATGACAGAGCCCAATGTAATTCTGGACATTAGTAACTACACACCACAGAAAGCCAAGCAGAACACAGATAATATGTCTGAGTCCTCCTCTGacagcacacaatacacacaacctGGTACTGGCTACCGTAGAGCTAACAGTGAAGCATCATCAAGTGAGGGCCAATCAAGCTTGTCCAGTTTAGAGAAGTTAATGATGGATTGGAATGAAACATCCTCTGCACCTGGTTATAGCTGGAACCAGAGTGTTCTTTTTCACCAAGCAGCCAAGCCAGGAAGGGGACGCAGAAAGAAGGCAGACATTTTTGATCCTTCCCAGCAACACCATCACCTTGGTTTTTCCTCTTCTTCCccatcctcctcctcttcctctgctACTGCTCCACCAACTGGCTTTCCTACCAAAAGAGGCGGAGGACCCAGAGGCCCACGTGGTGGTCGAGGGGGAGGCTGTGCCACTGGCAAGAAAGAGCGGGGGTCAGGCAAAAACAAATTTGCTCCCAAACCACCTGCTCCTCCACCTTCTTCAGTTAACTCCCTATTTCACGAGACTTCAGATCTTGGACTTGACTGCTATAGTGGGGACAGCAGCATGTCTCCACTTCCCTCTCATTCTCGGGCATATGGGTTGAGCGAGAGAGAACCCCCCTGCGACTTTTCTGGTCCTTATTCCATGAATCCGTCCACCCCTTCTGATGGCACCTTTGGCTTCCAGAGTGATTCCCCTGGACTTGGCCCTCCTACCACTGAGCTAGAGCCTGGTAAACACTTTTCCCATCATCCTCAAGCTGGAGGCAGCAACACAGTGGGTGTGCCTCATCCTCCAGTGCCACCCCCAAGCCTAGGCTATGATCACCCTCTGCAGGACTCTCCCTTTTCCCCAAATTGCTCACCTACATTGGAGCTGCGACCAGGGGAAGGAAGGAAGCTAGttcccacacttccctcatcctGTGATCCCCTGAAACATGGTTTGCCCCCACATCTACCCTCTTGTAGagagcagcttccccctcagcCCCCAAGTCATCACCGTTATGATCCACCCAGCTGTAAGAATGCTGGTTACTGGTACCCACCCTGTAGCCCACCCTATGATGGCAAGGGGGGGTTATTATCGGACTTCATGGGCAGGAGGGGAGATGGAGTATCCTGCCTGAGCCCCCACATCCCCAGCCCCAAAAGAGACAAAGAGACGCTGGACATGGTGAGGGGACACCACAGAAACCCTTATCCTTGCCCTTTACTCAATGATATCACCCACTCCCCTGTGCAGAGAGACTCTATGGTGCAGCTCCAGGATTCCTACCGCTACCCGGCCTTTCCCCCACAAGGTCCCCCCATCCTTTCCCCCCCCAACATGAAGGGTGGGTTCATGGGGCCTGATAATATGCCTGAGGACAACTTCACAGTCACCTCCCTCTAGTGGAGGTGACAAGTCTGGAAACATCAGAAGCAGCGGAGGCCGGGGGGGTGAGGTGAGGAGTTAGTTGTAAAATGAGGAGCTGATTTTAGAGTTTATTATAATAATTGACAGCACATGAAAGATCATTGCTCATCTCAGGGTGCCTAAAGTTCATGAATTTAGGGAGCTTTACTTTTTTTCTGCCCATTACATTTTTAGGGCTCCTTCACCTTTTTTCCTGTCCCACCCAGTTTACTctactttatttatattttagtgtTATCTGCAATGTTACCTTGAttgctttaccttcactttaatgatttaGTCTGGAGATCTGTCTCAGTATAAcgttaaagggacgttgtacagtAAATTTGTTCTCCATAAATATATTCCCAATTGTCCATTTTACCTGGAGTGaatgaaattgtttacaaatcaaccctttgtttttttttttgtcttttgaaaTACTCACTTTTGCCATTTGAAactaccacctatactgaaaattttaatATTACAGTATCggctatagaaaaactatgtaattaggagaaagcagcataaatcaaactCCCAGTTGAGGGTGGGAAAAGAGGCCTGTCCATTTGAAAAGGTGTTCCTGTAGCAACTTTGAATACAACAAACTCTTAttagctgcttgcctgagtacattgtccctttaaggaaactacAAGCAATGTAATTCTATGTGCAAATTTGTTGGTTGTCACATTCAAGGTTTAAACTGGGTTATTAAAaatatatgctggctgagcataatgggaaatgtagttccaaaacctctggagggccaagtttatgAATGTCTGtcctaaatattttttatatatagatatgtgtgtgtgtctcactcaCCCCAAAAATgacttattaaagtgaatgtcaatttagatgaatcggtgcccttgtttttaaataatcctattaaaatcaagggcactttaattcatcaaaatttacatttcactcgtttatTGACATTCAATTTAAATATGCAGAATACAGTTTTTTTCTGATGTGAGCAATGATCTTTACTTTGATGATACTATGTCTTCTGTGATGGTCataagttatgattttttttattactcCTTTAAGTAGCAACCTAAATCATTTTAAGCAACAGACATTGAACTGCCTAAATTAAATGTTCCATTTCAATGAGCAAATACTTGTCTTGTGGACACCCTACTCCAGGCTTCAGTCAATCAAAAAGAGAAATCTGTTATTAGTGGTTAATATGAACATTTCAAAACATTACACTTCTTCTTTTAAATGGAAtcaattaattaaaatatatttaaaaaaaaagacagtaaacatatttagattgtaaaataaaatgcttattatgtgtaataaaacaatattcaaatatgctttcattatttattgtgccccaTTTTTCTATAATTGTAAGAGCAATtagattgtggaactcattacccgaggaggtggtgaatgccaatacctttagatacatttaaaaatggtttggatacatttgaattcAGGGAtctgattgcttgtgttaaatgggtcaccttttaattggattaatttaagCGCAACtgaagcttttttgtaagtatattagatttctataggttgaactcaatggacttctatcttttttcaacctcatctactatgtaaagaTTGAAATAGTGTTTTTTCTGAttctgagaacttaaagggacagtctaattaaaattaatttttcacgattcagatgggCTATGCCATTTAAAacgactttcctatttacttttatcatcaaatttactttgttcttttggtattctatgttgaaagctaaacctaggaaggctcatatgcttatttctaagcccttgttgGGACGCCTatcatcttagtgcattttgatatttttttacagcaagacagcgctagttcatgtgtcatatagttaacattgtgctcacttccgtggcattacctaggagtcagcactgattggctaaaatacaagtctgtcaaaagcactgatataaaggggcagtctgcagaggcttagatacaaggtaatcacagaggtaaatattatgttaaatggacagtctacactgcATTAACAAGTACCTTATTGTGATTGTTGTACTGCGGACACCCAAACCATCTTGTGCCACTTCATACAGGGTAAAaggaaaaaagtatttaaaaaaatactttctcttgtaaggtgtatccagtccacgggttcattcattacttgtgggatattctccttcccaacaggaagttgcaaagaggacacccacagcagagctgtctatatagctcctcccctaacccccacccccagtcattctctttgcaagctctcaacaagtggaagtataaagagatatgtggtgatttagtgtagtttttcatcttcaatcaagagtttgttattttaaacggtaccggcgttgtactgtttgctctcaggcagaaattagaagaagaattctgcctggaggatgatgatcttagcagattgtaactaaggtccattgctgtcctcactcataactgaagagtatgggaaaacttcagctgggggaacgccCTGCagtttgcctgctttgaggtatgttcagtataattatttctagagagataagttctagaaaatgctgacagagcctttttgAAAATGTGGTAAGCtagatacagtgatttaataacgactgggatCAGCTTGCAAGGTTGGGTAATACTCATGTTGTTGTTTGTTATCTGGTGATTAGGTGTTAAAAACGTTTGCCTTTTACATATGCAGATCGTTTTTTTGACAGTGTTTAAACTTGTTTTTGGggttgattttccacatggcttttTTCACAAattcctaggagtgtttctttaaggcccctctgacatagagtgtggtgggaggggcctattttcgcgcctcagttgcgcgcTTGCTTTCATTCCAAGACATCAAGCTTTTCTAGAGGATTCCTGCTGTGTCTGAGGACCACTAAAGAGGGTTTCTTCAATTTCTGTTCGTacttaagggcaggtaggcaccacagcagagctgtggtgagatGTTTAGTGGTTTTATACTGGTGGTAGaggttttttcaatccggtttgggggccaTAGGGTTAATTGTCCATTTGCAGGACTCAAGAGTTagccctcctcccgataaacattctggaattaagagcaatattcaatgctcttcaggcatggcctcaactggatgcggtcaggttcatcagatttcagtcggacaacatcacgactgtagcctatatcaaccatcaagggggaacaaggagtcccctggcaatgatggaggtttccaagataattctatgggcagaggctcactattgccatctctcagctatccatatcccaggagtagagaactgggaggcggattttctaagtcggcaggcttttcacccgggggaatgggagcttcacccggaggtatttgtccaactgattcatctatggggcagaccggagctgtatctgatggcgtcccgtcagaatgccaagcttccttgttactggtccaggtcaagggatcctcggtcagcactagtagatgccctagcagcgccctggtccttcagcctggcttatgtgtttccaccgtttcctcttctcccgcgtctgattgccagaatc
Proteins encoded in this region:
- the AHDC1 gene encoding transcription factor Gibbin isoform X1: MLTVTGAGAAMSGREQQEPAGNDGSTAGLVPRSLENGEAPSERRTPHHKEGERGRRVNLACRYSRTRDTKYSGRSVKHENTTQTHSEHHIGSPYASPQDEDSRSLRHESCGRTAKSNCRQASAGSTKLGVDGILTLLRRKCGNGRVNLQPVVRLMDIMKDLNQLSNDLRSSGVRLDYADVSPPTEPEDTEPGLQYSFFSSHSLACGLRSPEEKPQETVEKEQNIPVSPNPDSMGLASSQVLRELAALAWMEPQPAESERDQEEEVVSKKEEMEESKIKQEDGDSGEENEANKQEESNESGEEHEESKQEEDSGDEQESKREDESGEEHEENKQDDDSGEEQEESKPEDESGEDLEESKQEEESSGDDQEENKREESSGEEQEENKQEESSSEEEKEENKHEESSGDEQEEESEVKEEQIAEMTQENEFKTIVGHEHETPIKDGDEEMREEEKEDLLEERHEMIKEMEKKPMEREIRIEPRFDEELPWMLPLFSPAAETIRRLPFSHRGGPRFGPRGRRGDRGGRGRRRRPGRPRTSESLSRAHVMPPYQRTPDEPRAYRLHEPTLLHPRPTIMQQLNETEPKVEEGPPKKPKRRGMRKMVVRIAKIPMPMGRRNKTSYKVSSFSSSLSVEGGELIGGSGPGPTSLLKMKNNGRNVVMVFPPGELPIILKRRRGRPPKNLVLAREAPPMISQPLPAEPIAPPPPVPQPPPPLPEGEVVKKRRRRKQKLASPQPSYAADANDSKSEYSDVLAKLAFLNRQNQGAGRTSPPRCWTPSLPESVHQAPDTHSISQYLHRVQGYRRRGGRGGGPGRRGGCNSHNADLSRCSFSEFFEGIGKKKSKPRPVDPLKPRKRRQPRVEPDPNAKPKRKRRSRKNGAMLDDMTNEGVGYSGISEWGGEGKGGPWLSQLSHSQSSNRHCSYQGPEHRGFAAINSESPSRPGYYPGGNSGSTTQTEGGSQDRHGLFTGYFRSLLDSDDSSDLVDFSMAAQRQEARKSASAFSGSSSSPNPRTLQSYSSSRGAKASIQESSYQSQGQTRQPFPPNRGATSYSALTQPECRGSEAFQKLLSRSPTSHHAGNFGQFGGFAGSGVQNMSGHGIFAPNKQYPGPPDCVGNKDCSFSFSGGANSLPSSPGSAHSSTGFNQQPQQTSVVGSGNNLSKNPFFNTSELPPFPPLRSESRSGTSSPAGYMLPKVSGPLFPGENNRPFPGASGTGQWGFRQGYGQTDWGSESFSQLYGPGFDCHMTEPNVILDISNYTPQKAKQNTDNMSESSSDSTQYTQPGTGYRRANSEASSSEGQSSLSSLEKLMMDWNETSSAPGYSWNQSVLFHQAAKPGRGRRKKADIFDPSQQHHHLGFSSSSPSSSSSSATAPPTGFPTKRGGGPRGPRGGRGGGCATGKKERGSGKNKFAPKPPAPPPSSVNSLFHETSDLGLDCYSGDSSMSPLPSHSRAYGLSEREPPCDFSGPYSMNPSTPSDGTFGFQSDSPGLGPPTTELEPGKHFSHHPQAGGSNTVGVPHPPVPPPSLGYDHPLQDSPFSPNCSPTLELRPGEGRKLVPTLPSSCDPLKHGLPPHLPSCREQLPPQPPSHHRYDPPSCKNAGYWYPPCSPPYDGKGGLLSDFMGRRGDGVSCLSPHIPSPKRDKETLDMVRGHHRNPYPCPLLNDITHSPVQRDSMVQLQDSYRYPAFPPQGPPILSPPNMKGGFMGPDNMPEDNFTVTSL
- the AHDC1 gene encoding transcription factor Gibbin isoform X2, producing MVAAALHSLDGSTAGLVPRSLENGEAPSERRTPHHKEGERGRRVNLACRYSRTRDTKYSGRSVKHENTTQTHSEHHIGSPYASPQDEDSRSLRHESCGRTAKSNCRQASAGSTKLGVDGILTLLRRKCGNGRVNLQPVVRLMDIMKDLNQLSNDLRSSGVRLDYADVSPPTEPEDTEPGLQYSFFSSHSLACGLRSPEEKPQETVEKEQNIPVSPNPDSMGLASSQVLRELAALAWMEPQPAESERDQEEEVVSKKEEMEESKIKQEDGDSGEENEANKQEESNESGEEHEESKQEEDSGDEQESKREDESGEEHEENKQDDDSGEEQEESKPEDESGEDLEESKQEEESSGDDQEENKREESSGEEQEENKQEESSSEEEKEENKHEESSGDEQEEESEVKEEQIAEMTQENEFKTIVGHEHETPIKDGDEEMREEEKEDLLEERHEMIKEMEKKPMEREIRIEPRFDEELPWMLPLFSPAAETIRRLPFSHRGGPRFGPRGRRGDRGGRGRRRRPGRPRTSESLSRAHVMPPYQRTPDEPRAYRLHEPTLLHPRPTIMQQLNETEPKVEEGPPKKPKRRGMRKMVVRIAKIPMPMGRRNKTSYKVSSFSSSLSVEGGELIGGSGPGPTSLLKMKNNGRNVVMVFPPGELPIILKRRRGRPPKNLVLAREAPPMISQPLPAEPIAPPPPVPQPPPPLPEGEVVKKRRRRKQKLASPQPSYAADANDSKSEYSDVLAKLAFLNRQNQGAGRTSPPRCWTPSLPESVHQAPDTHSISQYLHRVQGYRRRGGRGGGPGRRGGCNSHNADLSRCSFSEFFEGIGKKKSKPRPVDPLKPRKRRQPRVEPDPNAKPKRKRRSRKNGAMLDDMTNEGVGYSGISEWGGEGKGGPWLSQLSHSQSSNRHCSYQGPEHRGFAAINSESPSRPGYYPGGNSGSTTQTEGGSQDRHGLFTGYFRSLLDSDDSSDLVDFSMAAQRQEARKSASAFSGSSSSPNPRTLQSYSSSRGAKASIQESSYQSQGQTRQPFPPNRGATSYSALTQPECRGSEAFQKLLSRSPTSHHAGNFGQFGGFAGSGVQNMSGHGIFAPNKQYPGPPDCVGNKDCSFSFSGGANSLPSSPGSAHSSTGFNQQPQQTSVVGSGNNLSKNPFFNTSELPPFPPLRSESRSGTSSPAGYMLPKVSGPLFPGENNRPFPGASGTGQWGFRQGYGQTDWGSESFSQLYGPGFDCHMTEPNVILDISNYTPQKAKQNTDNMSESSSDSTQYTQPGTGYRRANSEASSSEGQSSLSSLEKLMMDWNETSSAPGYSWNQSVLFHQAAKPGRGRRKKADIFDPSQQHHHLGFSSSSPSSSSSSATAPPTGFPTKRGGGPRGPRGGRGGGCATGKKERGSGKNKFAPKPPAPPPSSVNSLFHETSDLGLDCYSGDSSMSPLPSHSRAYGLSEREPPCDFSGPYSMNPSTPSDGTFGFQSDSPGLGPPTTELEPGKHFSHHPQAGGSNTVGVPHPPVPPPSLGYDHPLQDSPFSPNCSPTLELRPGEGRKLVPTLPSSCDPLKHGLPPHLPSCREQLPPQPPSHHRYDPPSCKNAGYWYPPCSPPYDGKGGLLSDFMGRRGDGVSCLSPHIPSPKRDKETLDMVRGHHRNPYPCPLLNDITHSPVQRDSMVQLQDSYRYPAFPPQGPPILSPPNMKGGFMGPDNMPEDNFTVTSL